One stretch of Pyxidicoccus trucidator DNA includes these proteins:
- a CDS encoding metallophosphoesterase family protein, translating to MRVAILADIHGNLPACEAVLEDITRSVAPDFIVAAGDLALRGAHPRETVDLLFDRCDSVLMGNTDCYLAGNYLGGAYRERDHWKTELLRWTRDQLGPELLQKLGALPFSVRYTPRKGQDLFVCHANPRNLEESLDPTLDDVAVRRFFNHLDAAACAFGHLHFPYRRRVGRMLIADVASAGIPRDGDLRPAYGVFTFTPKGWRVQIRRVRYPVRKATQALTARRVPGGPLLIHKLVEARYRHHNALLEAARRHSGLPPPGPVLRPPPGAVARNVATPLDGRAPPEVDHGSLPGDLDGTVSDATPLSMDELNEMEG from the coding sequence ATGCGGGTCGCTATCCTCGCGGACATCCACGGCAATCTTCCTGCCTGCGAGGCCGTGCTCGAGGACATCACGCGCTCGGTGGCGCCCGACTTCATCGTCGCCGCCGGGGACCTGGCGCTGCGCGGTGCCCACCCTCGCGAGACGGTGGACCTGCTCTTCGACCGCTGCGACTCGGTGCTGATGGGCAACACCGACTGCTACCTCGCGGGCAACTACCTGGGCGGTGCCTACCGCGAGCGGGACCACTGGAAGACGGAGCTGCTGCGCTGGACGAGAGATCAGCTGGGTCCGGAGCTGCTGCAGAAGCTGGGCGCCCTGCCCTTCTCCGTGCGCTACACGCCGCGCAAGGGCCAGGACCTCTTCGTCTGCCACGCCAACCCGCGCAACCTCGAGGAGTCGCTGGACCCGACGCTGGACGACGTGGCGGTGCGCCGCTTCTTCAACCACCTGGACGCGGCCGCGTGCGCCTTCGGGCACCTGCACTTCCCCTACCGCCGCCGCGTGGGCCGCATGCTCATCGCCGACGTGGCCAGCGCGGGCATTCCGCGCGACGGGGATTTGCGCCCCGCCTACGGCGTCTTCACCTTCACACCCAAGGGCTGGCGGGTGCAGATCCGCCGCGTGCGCTACCCGGTGCGCAAGGCCACCCAGGCCCTCACCGCGCGCCGCGTGCCCGGGGGCCCGCTGCTCATCCACAAGCTGGTGGAGGCGCGCTACCGCCACCACAACGCGCTGCTGGAGGCCGCGCGCCGCCACTCCGGCCTGCCCCCGCCGGGGCCGGTGCTGCGCCCGCCTCCCGGCGCCGTCGCCCGCAACGTCGCCACGCCGCTGGACGGCCGGGCGCCTCCCGAGGTGGACCACGGCTCGCTGCCCGGGGACCTGGACGGCACCGTGTCGGACGCCACCCCGCTGTCGATGGATGAACTGAACGAAATGGAGGGTTGA
- a CDS encoding DUF1634 domain-containing protein, with protein MSGEPESGQREQGVATTLEAEAEAVPLAPELLISDLLRYGVLASLSLVTLGTLVTFLRHPDYLVSSEALQRLTAPHSVPHGLAEVVAGAMAARGQSFVMSGLLVMMAVPVMRVALSLLIFRQQRDTRYVVITSVVLGLLVLSFFLGAAEG; from the coding sequence ATGAGCGGGGAGCCGGAGTCCGGGCAGCGGGAGCAGGGCGTCGCCACCACGCTGGAGGCGGAGGCGGAGGCCGTCCCGCTCGCCCCGGAGCTGCTCATCAGCGACCTGCTGCGCTACGGCGTGCTGGCCAGCCTGTCGCTGGTGACGCTGGGCACGCTGGTGACGTTCCTCCGCCACCCGGACTACCTCGTCTCGTCGGAGGCGCTGCAGCGCCTCACCGCGCCACACTCCGTGCCGCACGGCCTGGCGGAGGTGGTGGCCGGAGCGATGGCCGCGCGCGGGCAGTCCTTCGTGATGTCCGGGCTGCTGGTGATGATGGCGGTGCCGGTGATGCGTGTGGCCCTGTCGCTGCTCATCTTCCGGCAGCAGCGGGACACGCGCTACGTGGTCATCACCTCGGTGGTGCTGGGCCTGCTCGTCCTGTCCTTCTTCCTGGGCGCGGCGGAGGGCTGA
- a CDS encoding SixA phosphatase family protein, translating into MSPRELPLLLVRHAVAEDSHVLGDEARALTSEGRAAFRHHARRLARLTPLTGIVTSPLVRAVQTAELLVEAFGLSSVEVHPALVPGHGAHKRILKLARELGPGWALVGHNPSLERAALLALDGEPLPDKLRKGTALALRPLSGKGYTLAWWAAPGRPVRRPGERH; encoded by the coding sequence ATGTCACCACGAGAGCTGCCGCTGCTGCTGGTCCGCCACGCCGTGGCCGAGGACTCCCACGTCCTGGGCGACGAGGCCCGAGCCCTCACCTCGGAGGGCCGCGCCGCCTTCCGCCACCACGCGCGACGGCTGGCGCGCCTCACCCCGCTGACAGGCATCGTCACCAGCCCGCTGGTGCGCGCGGTGCAGACGGCGGAGCTGCTCGTCGAGGCCTTCGGCCTGTCCAGCGTGGAGGTCCACCCGGCGCTGGTGCCGGGACACGGCGCGCACAAGCGCATCCTCAAGCTGGCCCGCGAGCTGGGCCCGGGCTGGGCGCTGGTGGGCCACAACCCCTCCCTGGAGCGCGCGGCCCTGCTCGCGCTCGACGGCGAGCCCCTGCCGGACAAGCTGCGCAAGGGCACCGCCCTGGCCCTGCGCCCCCTCTCCGGCAAGGGCTACACCCTCGCGTGGTGGGCCGCTCCGGGCCGGCCGGTGCGGCGCCCCGGCGAGCGGCACTGA
- a CDS encoding sulfite exporter TauE/SafE family protein has protein sequence MTPFLFTLVVLCFSVGAGLLGSLLGIGGGLILIPVLTLWLKVDIRYAVGASIVSVIATSSGAAAAYVRERMANMRVAMFLELATTAGALTGAFLSGMVGGRVVYLVFGAVMAYSALAMLRRMRTTEEAPVPPDALADRLGLHGSYWDEASGREVSYRVTRPLAGLGLMYVAGTVSGMLGIGSGALKVPAMDLTMRLPLKVSTATSNFMIGVTAAASAGVYFARGHIDPFIAGPVCVGVTLGAWLGSRHLMARVNNTWLRGLFVLVLLWVAYEMLNKGWAS, from the coding sequence ATGACTCCCTTCCTCTTCACGCTCGTCGTCCTCTGCTTCTCCGTGGGGGCAGGGCTGCTGGGCTCACTGCTGGGTATCGGCGGTGGGCTCATCCTGATTCCCGTCCTCACGCTGTGGCTGAAGGTGGATATCCGCTACGCGGTGGGGGCCTCCATCGTCTCCGTCATCGCCACGTCCAGCGGGGCGGCGGCGGCGTACGTGCGGGAGCGGATGGCCAACATGCGGGTGGCCATGTTCCTGGAGCTGGCCACCACGGCGGGAGCGCTCACCGGGGCCTTCCTCTCCGGCATGGTGGGCGGGCGCGTGGTGTATCTCGTCTTCGGCGCCGTCATGGCGTACTCGGCGCTGGCCATGCTGCGGCGGATGCGCACCACCGAGGAGGCGCCGGTGCCTCCGGACGCGCTGGCGGACCGGCTGGGGCTGCACGGCAGCTACTGGGACGAGGCCTCCGGGCGTGAGGTGAGCTACCGCGTCACCCGGCCCCTGGCGGGACTGGGGCTGATGTACGTGGCGGGCACGGTGAGCGGGATGCTGGGCATCGGCTCGGGGGCGCTGAAGGTGCCGGCCATGGACCTGACCATGCGCCTGCCGCTGAAGGTGTCCACGGCCACCAGCAACTTCATGATTGGCGTCACGGCGGCGGCCAGCGCGGGCGTGTACTTCGCGCGGGGCCACATCGACCCGTTCATCGCGGGGCCGGTGTGCGTGGGCGTCACGCTGGGCGCGTGGCTGGGCTCGCGGCACCTGATGGCGCGGGTGAACAACACCTGGCTGCGCGGGCTCTTCGTGCTCGTGCTGCTGTGGGTGGCGTACGAGATGCTGAACAAGGGATGGGCGTCATGA
- a CDS encoding carbonic anhydrase — translation MKKLIRGLLDFQLNARPGYRDVFAKLASGQSPDCLFISCADSRVVPNLLVSTDPGDLFVVRNVGNMVPPSDADGHSTGDQSEPAALEFSLHHLTVEDIVVCGHSSCGAMKAVLAGGVGPETPNLAHWLTHGHAGLRSLRAGSPVGEGLPEYDRLSQLNVLQQIEHIKTYPLVKERLEAGTLRLHGWWFDIATAQVHAWRATQGRFVPMDELVGEALLRELGGDTSARNEETSARTLRLSAAGAR, via the coding sequence GTGAAGAAGCTCATCCGTGGTCTGCTGGACTTCCAGCTCAACGCCCGTCCCGGGTATCGCGACGTGTTCGCGAAGCTGGCCAGTGGCCAGTCTCCTGACTGTCTCTTCATCTCCTGCGCCGACAGTCGCGTGGTGCCGAACCTGCTGGTGTCGACGGACCCAGGCGACCTCTTCGTGGTCCGCAACGTAGGCAACATGGTGCCGCCCTCGGACGCGGACGGCCACTCCACGGGAGACCAGTCGGAGCCCGCGGCCCTGGAGTTCTCGCTGCACCACCTCACGGTGGAGGACATCGTCGTCTGCGGCCACTCGAGCTGCGGCGCGATGAAGGCCGTCCTGGCGGGAGGCGTGGGGCCGGAGACCCCCAACCTGGCCCACTGGCTCACGCATGGCCATGCCGGGCTGCGCTCCCTTCGCGCCGGGAGTCCGGTGGGCGAGGGGCTGCCCGAGTATGACCGGCTCTCCCAGCTCAACGTCCTGCAGCAAATCGAGCACATCAAGACGTACCCCCTGGTGAAGGAGCGCCTCGAGGCGGGCACGCTGCGGCTGCATGGCTGGTGGTTCGACATCGCCACCGCCCAGGTCCACGCCTGGCGCGCCACCCAGGGGCGCTTCGTCCCCATGGACGAACTGGTGGGAGAGGCCCTGCTGCGCGAGCTGGGCGGCGACACGTCCGCGCGCAACGAGGAGACCTCCGCGCGGACGCTGCGGCTGTCCGCGGCCGGCGCGCGCTGA
- a CDS encoding SulP family inorganic anion transporter has translation METVKNPGRAVSPWKALAADLPASLVVFLVALPLCMGIALASGAPIISGLIAGVVGGLVVGVFGGAPLQVSGPAAGLAVMVFGFIQQLGLATTFAIVAAAGLVQMLLGGLKVARAALAISPAVIHGMLAGIGILIVLGQVHIVLGGAPQSSAWQNVRALPGQLADLHGPAAVLGVLTIGLLVLWQVLPAGRLKALPGPLVAVVGATAAAALWGAEVARVQLPENLLGSFQMPKLPEGNWGTFLAAVLSLALVASAESLLCAVATDKMHTGPRANLDRELFAQGLANTVSGLAGGLPISGVIVRSAANVGAGAKTRASGILHGVWLLLFVTMLGAVAGLVPLAVLAGLLVVVGVKLVNVDHIRELHHRGELPVYLVTVAGVVGINLLAGIGLGLLVAMLRLLWHLGSVRVDVRQKGEAYQVSVSGALTFVGVPKLSTALAQVPAGARVELDLALETLDHSGHEALENWCDTHRKTGGTVRVESLEDIWTHKGTRKASASGLGPRVSSDNLVSGGAQ, from the coding sequence ATGGAGACGGTGAAGAATCCTGGGCGGGCGGTGTCTCCGTGGAAGGCGCTCGCCGCGGACCTGCCTGCTTCCCTGGTGGTCTTTCTGGTGGCCCTGCCCCTGTGTATGGGCATCGCCCTGGCGTCCGGCGCGCCCATCATCTCCGGGCTGATTGCGGGCGTGGTCGGCGGTCTGGTGGTGGGCGTGTTCGGTGGTGCGCCGCTTCAAGTCAGTGGGCCCGCGGCGGGCCTGGCGGTGATGGTCTTCGGTTTCATCCAGCAATTGGGGCTGGCGACGACGTTCGCGATTGTGGCGGCGGCGGGGCTGGTGCAGATGCTGCTCGGCGGGCTCAAGGTGGCGCGCGCGGCGCTGGCCATCTCCCCGGCCGTCATTCACGGGATGCTGGCGGGTATCGGCATCCTCATCGTCCTGGGCCAGGTGCACATCGTGCTGGGGGGCGCTCCCCAGTCCAGTGCCTGGCAGAACGTGCGGGCGCTGCCGGGACAGCTGGCGGACCTGCATGGGCCCGCGGCGGTGCTGGGCGTGCTCACCATCGGCCTGCTGGTGCTGTGGCAGGTGCTCCCGGCGGGGCGGCTGAAGGCGCTGCCGGGCCCGCTGGTGGCCGTGGTGGGTGCCACGGCGGCGGCGGCGCTGTGGGGCGCGGAGGTGGCGCGCGTGCAGCTGCCGGAGAACCTCCTGGGCAGCTTCCAGATGCCGAAGCTCCCCGAGGGTAACTGGGGGACGTTCCTCGCCGCGGTCCTGTCGCTGGCGCTGGTGGCCAGCGCCGAGTCGCTGCTGTGCGCGGTGGCTACCGACAAGATGCACACGGGCCCGCGCGCCAACCTGGACCGCGAGCTGTTCGCGCAGGGGCTGGCGAACACCGTCTCCGGCCTCGCCGGCGGCCTGCCCATCTCCGGCGTCATCGTCCGCAGCGCCGCCAACGTCGGCGCGGGCGCGAAGACGCGGGCGTCGGGCATCCTGCACGGCGTCTGGCTGCTGCTCTTCGTCACCATGCTGGGCGCCGTCGCGGGCCTGGTGCCCCTCGCGGTGCTGGCCGGCCTGCTCGTCGTGGTCGGCGTGAAGCTGGTGAACGTGGACCACATCCGCGAGCTGCACCACCGCGGCGAGCTGCCCGTCTATCTCGTCACGGTGGCCGGCGTCGTCGGCATCAACCTGCTGGCGGGCATCGGCCTGGGGTTGCTCGTGGCGATGCTGCGGCTGCTGTGGCACCTGGGCAGCGTCCGCGTGGACGTGCGCCAGAAGGGCGAGGCGTACCAGGTCAGCGTGTCGGGTGCGCTCACCTTCGTGGGCGTCCCCAAGCTCTCCACGGCCCTGGCGCAGGTGCCCGCGGGCGCGCGCGTGGAGCTGGACCTCGCACTGGAGACGCTGGACCACTCCGGCCACGAGGCGCTGGAGAACTGGTGTGACACGCACCGCAAGACGGGCGGCACGGTGCGCGTGGAGTCGCTCGAGGACATCTGGACCCACAAGGGCACCCGGAAGGCTTCCGCCTCCGGGCTCGGCCCGCGGGTCTCTTCCGACAATCTCGTTTCTGGAGGTGCGCAGTGA